A window of Benincasa hispida cultivar B227 chromosome 9, ASM972705v1, whole genome shotgun sequence genomic DNA:
AGTGTTCATCCCTGTACCCTTTTAGAATTAGAAATACAAGTCATATTTTCTtccaaagattttttttaattgagtatAATAATTACGGGATTATAAACCCTTAAAATGATAATTAATGCATTTATCCATTAAATTATGTTCAGGttgatttcaaaagaaaaattattcatACCTATAATGTATTGACATATCAATTATGAAATTAATGAAATGATTATTTTTGAGGAAAGATGGCAGTATTGGGAGTGCTCCCCATAAAATTTCATAACCATACGTAATCCCTTCTAAAATATTATTCAAGAAATACCTTTGAATATATTCAAGAATTGTGCTGAAAAGTGTTTTTAAAGGTCATCACGATAAGGTCGATATTCTTGTTCTTTCTAGGATAAAATAGCAaacatttttttagatttctcTCATATATTTAATCATTATAAAAGTTGGTCGTATTGAATAATCTCTAATATGTCATATTATAAAAAGTTGAATAACTTTCATTCAAAAAAATATACGAAGTTCtatttaacatatatttattaataatttgatatagaaATCTACTTGATCCTTTTattcttataaatataaataaataaagctgTACaattcctttatttatttattttgaagatAGCTCTATTGTTTTCTTCtcattatgaatggtgttattcGTAGATACCCAAACATATAGCTGCTGATATTTCAGATTAGGGATCAAAAGAATTTCTCAAATCCATTAGATAGAATAGAAAGATTTACTGATTTAATTAGAGAGTTAAATGAAAAAGGATAGAGCAAATTATGTGCACAATGTATATAAATTGTTACATTACAATTAAGAGTAGCACAATAAAACGAggctaaaatataaattaaactcCTCTGAACTGGAATCACAGTATAAAATTTTGATCAACAATCTTTCAGTTATATGAAGAGTTTCCGTAGATGGATGATTCAATATTTTAAAGTATACCGTTAAATAATGTTTAACAAATGTCAACATAAGCATAGGTTTAGGTACATTCTCTTCATCAAGAGGATCGatattttttccttcaagaatatctaaatacttcatatatgtccataaaattgaaattgacaTCGAGATTGAACTCATACTGGTAAAACATGACTCATTATTATACTCACGCAAAATCGAATACTAGTGGTCTCATTACTCGGCAGCATCCGTTTGTATCCAACATTAGAGAGAATATCATACATAGAAAAATACTCAACCAGAGTGGtgtaacaaacaaataaacttcTTAACCAAAGCACtattatcatattcatattatagaATAGAGAATAATCAAACTCCAATTAGCACAAGCTAGCTGCTGCTaaacaaattttcttcatttctctcatttttctcaTATTTGGGGAAGCTCTTTCTCACTTGCTTCATTCAAAAACCAAACCACAAGAAAAACCTGGCACCATGGAGTCAACACCCAGACATAGTTACTTATTCTGCATATAACTTCCAACAAAACAAACTAAAGTATGCATTCAAACAAACACCATACCGCAATTTAAACAAGGAAAAGCCCACACGTCAAGCTGAAAATACTGTTCTCAGGTTAACGGCAGGAGAGAAGTTCGTCGTATATTCCTGTGAGATGAACAGACCAAAAGGTTATTTGTATACCTATGCTGTTTATGATTGTCTGTCCATATTTATGTCTTCTTCTAGCCAAACCAAGAATAAAGATCCAATTGATTTACCTAATACTTATTGGAACCTATAGCAGCCCAAAGTGCTCCAGAACAAAGCTAGAGATCACGAAGGGCATAGAAGAAGGCctgcaaaatataaaatatcagCAGTTAGACACTTAATTGATGCATTAAAACAACATATAAAAGAAGTTTGGTTCATCAATCAGTTCCAAACCTTTGCTTATTGAAATAGGCTCCATCACATATGCTTGCTTACTTCATTGGCCAAAGTTCATCTCTGAATATCTGAAATGAGAGAAGGAAAAGCAGAGTTTTACATCAAACTGAATCAAAATCAACACCATGATAGCTACTACGAGTGAGCCAAGTCAAACCCATAAAGATAACCTTCTCTTCTACTGGTAAAGTGTGGATGGACAATATATCTAAAATTACCTGCGTGGCTTATTTTGTCGCTGTCCAACATCATCACTTTCGAGTTCTGCAAAGGAGAAAGATCAGTTGTGCCAAAACTATGTTTTTGCCATCTAAAAAACATGCACAATTGATCATAGTCTACTAAAAAGAAGACAATTTTACCATTCTGTGAAGGCTTCGACTCGTTACTGGATTTGTTTGTGCTATTTTCTTTGCTGCAGCGAGCAAAAATAAATCAAGATCCAAAGATTAACAGAAGAACATTCGCCCAAGTGGATCCATAAAATATATCAGAAAAGGAGGACCAACTACCAAGTAATCCCTCTAGTATTATTAAAACGGCACCAACTATGCATCCCCAACAGAATTCTAAACAAAGAGCATATAGATAGCAAATACTTTATTAGCTTTCCTACAACACAGCCGGAGGCAAAGTGTGACAATCTAAAATCTGAATCTGAACCTGAACTAAACCACACCTCAATAAAGTGTATTGAGGCAAACAATATGATGACACTGACAAAACAACAGCATCCAGAATTATCAAAACCAGTACTACTAACCTCAGCGTTCCAGCAGATGATGTCTGTCCTGAGGGTCGAGCATGATAAGCCCCATCCATAGCTATATAAGGCGAACAATATGTAGCTCCTAGAGCCCCAGCTGCACCAGCCAAAACTGGTAACCTGAAGAATATATAGCCCATAAATGAGAACCACCAACAGGCAATAGGGTGGTGAAATggattttttcaaatatatatatagccaaGAGACTTCATAGAGTGTGTTTGGCCCGAGGAGTTATGAACTCCAACCCTTGTTTGGCCCAAGAAGTTGGTGGGCCCTACTACTAAAAAactatcaattttatatcttatcaaCTCCTTACACAGTGGtcccaagagttcacaactcccgGGACTTTATAACTCATTACTCCTCACTATTCCACTCCTTACCACAAACATTTCCTTAATCTTTTCTATCTCAGTTCATTTAAGTCACATAAAACAAATTAGGCAATGCCATCCAAAGATTCCATACAACAAAAATGGAAGAATTAAAATCAAGACATAACAAACCATTAAATACAATGACTCTAAAACAGCATTTGGTTAGTAAATAGCTTATATATTTCATCACAgtgttttttattaaaaagaaaaaaaggggaatTTGCTTTGGtccttttgaaatttcatacaccaataaaatttatcatatcaaagaaaaagaaaagaaaagaaaaagataacaattttatctttatatatataacatacattTCATCTCGGTCTTAAAAAAAACTCCAGTTCATGGTCACCAAAATATTGCAAGATCAGCAGCAGCATCCACGCAAAGCAAAACATATTTATGCCATGTAATATAACATCCCGAAGAAAATGACAACTAGAAAGAGAACCCATACCATGTCATTTCTGAATTTCCCATGCCAAGTTGGGACTGGGCAACATATCCTGGAAATGCCATGCCAACGGCAGGAACTCCAATGCCACCAGGATGCTGACCTCCAAATTGCATAACTTCACAAATGTTCAACTATAAAAGATCAATATCATAGACAACATCGAAATCGAGAAAACTAGGAAACTTTGAAAGGAAAATATAAAGGGAAACAGAACAAAAGCATTATCTAAAATAACAAATTCTTAATTGATCAAGAAAATTATAACAAAGCAAAACGTATACTTCATGAACTCAACTGCACGTGGCACCATATCAAactgaaaaaaattatattttaaatgataacagGGCTCCACAAGAACCCATGCATTTTATCATTCTCCATTTCCAATAAAGATAACAGTTGTGATATGTAATGTTAACTTTACCTGGCAAAAATGCTGGAGTATGAGGAAAGTTCTGGTCTCCATGATTAATATTCATGTTCCCAGAGGTTCCCATAATTTGAGCCCCACCATAAATAAAGGAACCCGCACCAATACCTTGGGCCACACCCTTTCCCTTTCCAACCAAAGCAGTTTTCAATttgcttgattctgaagaaGAATCACCCTCTCCGGACTCAAGTGAGTTAACTGATGTGGAAGTTTTTGGTGGAGATGAAGACTGAGATCCACTACCAGGTCGCTGACCCAACTGCTGGACAGGAACCTGAACAGCAGATTGAACCCTAGGTTGAGCAGGTGTTCGTGCTACACCATGTGATTGAGTAGGTAAAGAGACCTTGTTAACTTGGCTATGGAGTGAAGCAGGAGGGTAGCCGGTTGATCCTACAACAGCACCCCTTCCATGAGGCCTAGATTGGGGAATTTGAGCATTATTGATCACTGAAGAACCAGAAGATGGCTTAGATAAAGGATTTCCTAGAGACGGATTGGTAGAATCATTTATGTAAATCCTCTCCATGGCAACAGCATCAACTACATGCTTTCCATCTACCATTACACTTGATTGTGGCAAAGAGCGGCTATCATCATACATATTCTTTTCAGGGAGTCCAGCTTGTACTTCTCTTTTTTCCACTTTAGGGATGTTTTTACCAGACGTCCCTGAAGGGTAGAAAGGTGGAGAAGCAGAATTCAGGCTTGATGCAAAGGCATGTTTCCTAACAGAGTTTGGCTCACCTTCTACATTTGGAGAGGGTGCAAGGGATCTCCCTGTATTATTATGTGATGCTTTCTCAGGAGGCTTCACAGATCTGAAGTCATATGCGAAATGGACATATACTAAATAAGTAAGTGCCCATGAGCTGTAATGAAAATTCTAACAAGTAAAATCtattaaaattcatttataaTCATTGATTACTCACTGTTTTTCTTGTGAAGGAGAGGATCTGGTATTGTTGTTCATAGTTGGTTCATACCGTCTAGGTCCTCTTCCTCTCACAACCTTGGGAGCATTGTTTTGAGTGTTATTTTTATTGTATGCTCGAGATCTGTTCCCTCGACCATAACCATGATCCATTCCTCGACTTTTACCCCGACCTCGTGGATGACCCTTGGAAGCTCTCCTCTAATATGGCATAAAGAAAAGAACACATTtgagagagatagagagagacTCAAGTCTACATTTAGCGCATACAACAAACAAATCATCACCTCATCACGATGCCTTTCCTGCAGAGTCATTTCTTCGAACTTGTCATGCCCCCATTTCATGTCATCCTTGGATTCCCACAACCTCCTTCCACCATGTGTTCTCCTATAGATTTTTTGAAGACAAAGATAAAGTGAAGTACAGTTAAGAGCTAGAAATGGAAGGGTGCACGTGAAGAATCTTGGGGTGGGGGGGGGACTCGTTTCTCCACCTTCAACAGGAAAGCATGCAAGTCCTCATAGCATTTCTAAAATTGGAATTAGTATCGTGAAATAGCTTACTGAATTTTCCCAGCAAAGTTAAtagtatttttgttttcttgttttttttgaTAAGAAACATAGCAAAGTTCATGGTAATCATTGTCCAGACTGATGATATAACTGCTCATAGTTGCACTGGAACATGGGAAATTCTGGTATTGATGTCATCAGATTACTGACCTTCAATTCTAAACCTACTCTGTTAAATGAAGTCATCAATTTATACCAAGGGAAGTTAAGATAAAAGTATGCATTCTGTGGATTTATATTTGCTGAAAAGGTACCCATATCTTTAAACATCGTTCCAGTGCAGAATTTCAACCCTAGaacataaaataactaactGAGAGTTCTTAGAGGTGGAGATTTTCAAGCAGAGATTGACTACTTTAGGCACTCAAAATACAAACCATTCAGAGATAAAAGTTACCTAAGATATAGACTACAGAAAGTTGACAGCTAAAGAAAATCTCGTTAGGATGAGTAAACACCCAAGCATAAATTGCTCCCTAGGAATGGCAACACTCAAGTCTAAAAAGTTACTTAAGAATGCCTTCAATCATGTTTGTTCACAAAATCAGCCAAATCATAattctttttcaagaaaaaaaataaaaacatacgCATTTTAGAGTGGCTTAacctataaaaataaaaacttaactGATTCTTCTCTAAATGGGAAAGAGAACGAGAGTTATACCTGTGTCGACCACCTGCATTGTCCCTAAAGCGATCATCATGCATATAGAAAGCCCCGGCAGTAGGAACAGCGAAGGGCTCATTCACCTTCTTCTCCTCATCAAATTCCCCATCTAAATTTTCCTCGTGCAAATCAGTTGGTCCTTCTGCTAATGGTCTTCCATCCTCGTCCAGTTCCTTCGCTACATTGCCGGAGGCGGCATCCAATTCACCATGACTGCCCGACTTCCTATCCCCATACCTCTCCTCACCCTCctcttcttcaacttcttcCCCCTCATCAACGTCCTCAACTCCTTCACCAACCTCATCCTCATCTACATCTTCACCCAATTCGTCCTCATCGTCGTATTCTGCAGCTCCACCCTGACCATCAGAATCATCCGAATGAATCCCCATCCTCCGGATCGTCCTCCTCCCTTCTCCCCCTTCTCCTTCACCCTCCTCATCATCACTCGCCTCCCGCCTCCGCATCGCCAGTGACCGCTTCGCTTCTTCCGGATCACTCTCATAATCAACTTCTTCTTCAGTCGCAGTAGCCATCAATCAATCaactccaaaaagaaaaaaaaaaaaaaaagaaatatatatatctgAACCCTCACCCTTCCGATCACAACCAAAACACAAAACTACGCCAAGAAATCAAACAACAAATCCAAAATCCTCGAGAACCCAACCCGTAAATACTAAAGAGAAACCAGATACGAATTCGATAAACCTCGGAAGAACTTGATTTGAAAACTGAAAATCTAAGAGAAGGGAGTGAAAAATTCCTAATATGAGTGATTAAGCAGTATAATTGTTGTTGAAATCTAGGGTATACCTTCGGCCGGAACCCTAGAATTAAAACAGTTGAAGAAAGATTATGGAGTTTTTGGGAGAAGACCGAGGCTGGAAAAGGAATCCTGATAGAGAAAAATTAGGAGAAATTGTAGGGaattatctaattttaaaagGGTAATTTGGTAAATGTGACAGACTGGGAAACAGAGATGTGAATCGGGAACGGCTTTTGGGTATCGGCTAGGTGGAAACGTGAATCTATGTACGAAAAGTTGACCAATTAGATGCTTCCACGTCAGCATCTTGACCGGATtgtaactcaaagtgggatccACATGCCGAAGTTGTCATCCAAGTTCGAGCCCCGAATTGATTACTGGAGTGTGACAAGGACGCTATAATGGCTGATGGATGAAGCCATTGGAAACATTCAAAGAAAGAGAGTTGTGGTGAGTTAAGGTGAATCGGTAAATTAtaaactcaactccaccaatatTTAAAGTTGGTTGGTCAAATATTGAGTTGATATATTATACCAATTCAACGCCAACACCTATAATCTTCTACAATtgtgaattaatttaatgttgtttttaaatataatttatttattataaatcttAAGGGCTCATTTGTTTCGAAGGAATCCAAGATTTTCGTGAAATAAGTATTTAGATTACCTGCTTTGTTTTGTGGTAATGTAAGATGTCCGAATATCCATAGATTCTCGAGCATCCTAGGatcatttttactttttttcaacctttttttaaacttgtatatatatatatattgggatTAAAGATGTAAGAAAATGAGCCaacttatatatacatatagggTCGTTTTtaattataagaaaataagcatacttatttacaaatataacaatctatcaacctctatcactatctatagataatgacattttactatatttgaaaatatttcagtAGTTTTGCAATTGAAATAAATatactcttttttattttcattttataattaaaataaatattttcaatttatatatttcactctctttaattatatcgtggttgtttttattttgtttagaaatatattaatattaatattactatttatttgtataaaaatattaaatttattatttttagagaaataaaaaacaataaaactacaaataaatagatTCAACCTAatatattatgaaaatttaagacattttcaTGTAAGAGTTTTACAAAACAAATACAATCATCTAAGTATTTCTAAATCtcttcaaatatatttttacaaaacaaacaataattatCGAAGGATATTTCTGTAATTCTAGGTATAAGTTATAATTCCGGTCGTGTAGATATTCGAGTGAAGGGTAAATGATAcctattttcatattttatttaaactaacAAGGTGTGTTGGTCTATtactttagtaaaaaaaaactctaattttTTCGTGGAGATAATTTTAGGAAATGAAAGTTAGTTAACGCGATATTTAAGATCAACCTCAAATCAACTGTAAAAAGTTGCAGCTATTTAAAGTGTCCATGCACCTGAGAAGAGGAAAGGAGAAAACAGAAAGGCTTAATTTTTCATCCTCATCAATCCATCAATGGAGAGCAGCAGGGCAATGAAATGGGCTTTACTTGCTTGGCTGTTGCTCAGCTCGCTCTCCATGTCTTATTCCCGCCGCATATCTTTtagtgaatgctacggcttctgcCTCATGCCGTGCGCCGGCAAGGCCAGCCGCGTTCCCTTCTACCAATGCCCGTTGAAATGCCTGCATCATTGCAGGGACCCGGCGTCTTACGGCCATGCCAAGTTCCGTCAGCCACTACGACAACAAAATCAAATCTTCTGCGAGCTTGGCTGCGCAACTTCCTCCTGTGCCAAGATTAGCACAAAGGAAAATCCAGGTTCGAAATCTatactctttttttcttttagaaaaatactTAGCTATCATGCATGTCACCAAATTATTCGATCATAAATTGTTATATGACAAATTCTTCTCATTTCTTTTTTCGAGagtatttttattcttttttggtGTGAACCATAAAAGTAAAAGACATAAAGATAGGGATGCACCCAAGTATTAtcctttttattatattttaggggaaaaatagttttttagggTTCGATTGTAGATCTAGTTTCTATTTTGTTCAATAACTTCGAGTTTGATTTGAAACCtagtattaaataatattttttaaatgtaagAGAACCAAATGaaagatatatataaaaaacctaggaaaggaaaaaaaaaaaattctatattttattagctaATAGACACAATTTTATAAAGGCTAAACTCATTTCTTACCAAGATTGTTTTTTCCCCCATATTTTTAACGCTAATTCctcaacaaaatttaaaattaaagggaaagGAAGGAGAGAGACGAGGGCTCCTTTATTAAGCTTATTAAGTTGAAGAGGATtatgataaaaataatatttaaaaatatttctcccttttattttcttaacaTTTTTATTTGGAAGATtacaaaaagtttatttttttcaaatgaaaaattattgCTTGGTTCACATGTGAAgctttctttgttttgttttgttgatGCAGCTGTAAAAGAAGTGGGGAACTGTGTGGATTCTTGCTCTCAAATATGTTCCATGAATTGATGATCTAAATGAAGCCAATtaactatttgtttttttttgaagaaaataagTGCATAAAGTGTAAGCAATATATCTTGTTTTATTAGAAATGAAACTACAATATTGTTGGAATTGATTTCTTtctaaacaaaaaagaaaaaaaaaaaaggtttaagtgTTAAGGAAATTAGGTTTGTGTTTTAATTTCTAATGTTAAATTTAGTTCTTTAAATCATGCTTGATAATTGTTTGAGATTTTTTACTCattactaatattttaaaaaacaaaagttaaaaattaaaaattaacatctCTTTAGATAACTATTTgacttttgaaattatttttgtttttctacaATTTAGACATACTACACACAAtgatataaaaaaatcaaatgattatcaaataggacgtaaaacttataatttggttaacaattcaaatttttaattagaaaaGATAAAAACTATTGTATGGAAGATGTaagaaaacaaacacaatttttaattaacaaaaGGTCAGATGGTTACTAAACGGGTTTAGTTCCTTAGATTTCAATATTTTCCAACCACGTTTTATTTGTTAGTGAATACTAAGGTCAACCCAAAATATATGCATTTAATGATTCACAATCAATTTGGTGTTTGGTTCTATagttttgaatatgattttcatgtctcaaaattgattttgaatgatattttaaaattgaactcTGTGAAAAAAGCGagtttaaccattttaaaatcattatcAAACATGCTTTATACTACCATAGATGTTTATGACTATGTATAGTTCAACAACATCTGAAGAGATTCGTTGCTAAATTCAAGTCTTCTAAATTCTAATGgtttgtatatgatatatttcaatatatataatccatttattaattattattttctatacATTATCAAATTTACATGTATTGCAATTTTATGACGGTTCTTTCAGTGAGAGATAATTATGCAAGTCACATATACTATTCTAATTATTTCATCCTCCTCCTTCATAGAGGGCTCGTTTGCGCATGGCACTACAAGAAAACACCCCTTTTTTGACGCTTAAAATCGTTGGAAAATGGTCATAAACGCGTCGGAGATCCATTTCTAGTGGTAAACTAGTCATCAGGAGTTTGGTTGGAATATACCCGTCGGAAGAGTATCTCCCGATGCAGAAACATATACCATCGGGAGTTAGTGGAACTCCCGACACTTCATATATTGCTTCGGTAGTTTGGAACTCCCAACGCATGTATAGGCATTGAACTCCCGACGATTTTTGTTGGGAGatagtcattttaaaaaaattaaaaaataaaaaatattggtGATTTCTAATAAATTGTAGAAATACTATGcctcttttatctaaaacaattagGAAAAAACTATGAAAATGCAACAACTTCATAcgaaattcataaaaataattacatcaTGTGaccacacacacacaaaacctAATATGTCTACAAAAGGTTAAAAATCATACTTTGTTGGTGTAGAAATTCTATTGATGCGATCGCATGAGTCTTAACGCCAATATATGATCACATAGTTGGCCAAGTTAGTGGTTTCAGGCGATGAGATATGACATGATGTGTGGGCAGTGAAAGTCAAATCAAAGATCAAGTTGGTAGTTAATAAGAAAGTTTTACTGCAGAACCAATGAAATCTGACGCGCAGCAGGTAGCGCATCAgagtatggaatttaatgcacctTATCAGCACAATCATTAGTAAGAGAAGAGAAGCTGCATCTAAACGACTATAAGTACACCATGAAATCGCCATGTAAAAATATATACGagaggaataaaaaaaaactctgcAAAAATTTCACTCCTCTTCCCACCATTTGTAAACCTTGAGGAAAATTGAAGAATCATCTCTGGAGGCAGAAGAGGAACTCCATTTTCAACACTCCTAGTGAAGCAGTCAttgataaaattgaagaaagcaagaaattgcACACCACAACTTGTTTTTCTATCTCTATTTCCTATCTTAGtgtatttatattgtataaaCGTTGAAAGACCTCTTTCCTCAATATGAATACATATTCAGTTCATTCCTTATCcatcttttctattttcattatgagtaactaaaccatttatgggttgagaagcatttagctaacatgaactaaacaatatttaaaccatGCGTTCTACTTGTTTTATGCATACTTATTGAAAGGCTTAAATAACTCAAGAGATTATTCTAAGTAGATTAAATCTAGGTTCGAAAGAACTAGAGATTTAGAACTCTTAAAACAAGAAGAGAGGttctttagaaaaaagaaatatctttTGCAATATacactcatcgcatgcatcctagaaataagaTATTGTAGCTATGTATGCTGAAAGGTATAAGTTATAATATCAAGTGCACTACTTGAACgcatgatttatatatttgcTTAGGGAATGTTAGTGAATATTCTTCTCGAGCCTACCATCTCTCATTTGAATTTCACATTCATTGCATGCATTGTTTCACTTGAAGTAAAAATCCCATCGCAtccattattaaaattaatcttaacATTAGAATAACATCAAAATCAATCACCTGTTTAGTGTTCAAATTACGTCAATATCAGAAAATTAGTTGTCAATGCATTCACAACATAACAATCCCTGAGTTTGATCCTAGACTCATCAGGACTCTAGTTgagcttatacttgggtttaactagaTAAAACAGTGCGTTAGAATCCAATATTCAATATTCATTTATCTCATTGTATAACACAtcaatttcatttctttcttttgtctcgtgaagttacttcacaAGACAAATTTATAGTAGGTTGTAATGTGAAACTTAAGACAAactttgtctcgtgaagtaacttcatAAGACAAACTTATAACTTTACAAGACAAACGACTTACTTACGAACTCAACTTTACGAGAAAAAATGACCACTtctcaacataaaaaaaatataagactACTTTTCAACATACAACATTAATTGGTAATTTCCTAGAAAGATGCTAATGTCAACTCACCCtacacaacattcaaacttcaataTTAAATTCCACAAACACATACAAGAACTctacaaacacacaaaaactccacaAAACACATTGAAACACATTAAAATCCAGCTATGTACGAATACTAACCTGAAGTGTCACCTATAGAAGATCCCAAGTTGCCTAGATATATCTCTTGCTCCTGGAATTCGTCCTCTGCCTCATGTTGCCTATTAGTCTAGACAATGAAAACGATCTAATGGCACAGTCAATATTCAAATGCCAGATAAACATCTTCTTTATTACTTCTGGTCTAAAAGGGAGACCATCCATTGTGTGACTAAACTAGAACTACAAATATatgtacatattttttttagagataaACTAAAACTTCCATGGAGGAAAAAAGAAGTATCCTCAAGGTTATAACACTGAAGAAACAACGCAATTTTACTCACTGAAGTAAGTACTCATCTTTATAATTCATCTCCAACAGCTCATCCACGTTTAGAGTGCAAATACATCGGATATTATCAAGAAAGTTATTCCAAATAACTTAAAGGATACGAGGATTTCCATATATATTAGAAGTGAGATCTTTAAAGATCGCCTCCATTTGTAACTCAGAATACAAAGTTGTTGCTACATAGTCTAAGTAGGCCATGCCTACCGAATTCTGAATGTTTA
This region includes:
- the LOC120085637 gene encoding protein MLN51 homolog isoform X1; its protein translation is MATATEEEVDYESDPEEAKRSLAMRRREASDDEEGEGEGGEGRRTIRRMGIHSDDSDGQGGAAEYDDEDELGEDVDEDEVGEGVEDVDEGEEVEEEEGEERYGDRKSGSHGELDAASGNVAKELDEDGRPLAEGPTDLHEENLDGEFDEEKKVNEPFAVPTAGAFYMHDDRFRDNAGGRHRRTHGGRRLWESKDDMKWGHDKFEEMTLQERHRDERRASKGHPRGRGKSRGMDHGYGRGNRSRAYNKNNTQNNAPKVVRGRGPRRYEPTMNNNTRSSPSQEKQSVKPPEKASHNNTGRSLAPSPNVEGEPNSVRKHAFASSLNSASPPFYPSGTSGKNIPKVEKREVQAGLPEKNMYDDSRSLPQSSVMVDGKHVVDAVAMERIYINDSTNPSLGNPLSKPSSGSSVINNAQIPQSRPHGRGAVVGSTGYPPASLHSQVNKVSLPTQSHGVARTPAQPRVQSAVQVPVQQLGQRPGSGSQSSSPPKTSTSVNSLESGEGDSSSESSKLKTALVGKGKGVAQGIGAGSFIYGGAQIMGTSGNMNINHGDQNFPHTPAFLPVMQFGGQHPGGIGVPAVGMAFPGYVAQSQLGMGNSEMTWLPVLAGAAGALGATYCSPYIAMDGAYHARPSGQTSSAGTLSKENSTNKSSNESKPSQNELESDDVGQRQNKPRRYSEMNFGQ
- the LOC120085637 gene encoding protein MLN51 homolog isoform X2; translation: MATATEEEVDYESDPEEAKRSLAMRRREASDDEEGEGEGGEGRRTIRRMGIHSDDSDGQGGAAEYDDEDELGEDVDEDEVGEGVEDVDEGEEVEEEEGEERYGDRKSGSHGELDAASGNVAKELDEDGRPLAEGPTDLHEENLDGEFDEEKKVNEPFAVPTAGAFYMHDDRFRDNAGGRHRRTHGGRRLWESKDDMKWGHDKFEEMTLQERHRDERRASKGHPRGRGKSRGMDHGYGRGNRSRAYNKNNTQNNAPKVVRGRGPRRYEPTMNNNTRSSPSQEKQSVKPPEKASHNNTGRSLAPSPNVEGTSGKNIPKVEKREVQAGLPEKNMYDDSRSLPQSSVMVDGKHVVDAVAMERIYINDSTNPSLGNPLSKPSSGSSVINNAQIPQSRPHGRGAVVGSTGYPPASLHSQVNKVSLPTQSHGVARTPAQPRVQSAVQVPVQQLGQRPGSGSQSSSPPKTSTSVNSLESGEGDSSSESSKLKTALVGKGKGVAQGIGAGSFIYGGAQIMGTSGNMNINHGDQNFPHTPAFLPVMQFGGQHPGGIGVPAVGMAFPGYVAQSQLGMGNSEMTWLPVLAGAAGALGATYCSPYIAMDGAYHARPSGQTSSAGTLSKENSTNKSSNESKPSQNELESDDVGQRQNKPRRYSEMNFGQ